In a genomic window of Helianthus annuus cultivar XRQ/B chromosome 10, HanXRQr2.0-SUNRISE, whole genome shotgun sequence:
- the LOC110884654 gene encoding protein PSK SIMULATOR 1, with amino-acid sequence MVALASIGCLSGNNGSYTGSPIQQPPNNHLDILAFEAARAVSRLLNLYRSLSDPEISRLRKEIFKSKGILYLNSEDEGYLLKLACVEKIEDLDNAAKVVDRLGRKCPDFTLKGFNIIYAEVKSGSMDLRKFEYGSSKTKNKIRKLKKFLLSTLSLYGSMQSPSPSDVSEKKPNSPVPFKNMINFPAIEWMIAPNRKQVCDHVRKPKLWTQPFDKVVRSMSRIVCVIYARICMVFGPYVPDLPAAYPSKQKLVTNIPSEYWTVEPANDDKCSRAKLIRSKSRKNLIRFPSRKTVPAWGATVFHVAGPDTVGGSRLQILYANLIMMAEENMSRKKLKDDVRDEMFKMLPRHIRAVVKMKIKSQLGKYCDKKAMKEALRRIFLWLSPMATNTLLWQRERRVEMTNFQMRPPMLLLQTLHFADKDKTEAAIIEILVGLSFLYMHDKRGAPAG; translated from the exons ATGGTGGCTTTAGCTTCCATTGGTTGTCTCTCCGGCAACAATGGTAGCTACACAGGGTCACCAATCCAACAACCACCAAACAACCACCTTGACATCCTCGCATTCGAGGCTGCAAGAGCCGTCTCTCGCCTCCTCAATCTCTACCGTTCTCTCTCCGATCCAGAAATATCGCGCCTCCGGAAAGAAATCTTCAAATCTAAAGGCATCCTCTACCTCAATTCCGAGGACGAAGGGTACCTTCTAAAGCTTGCGTGCGTCGAAAAGATCGAAGACCTCGACAATGCCGCGAAGGTTGTGGACCGCCTTGGCCGAAAATGTCCAGACTTTACGTTAAAGGGATTCAATATCATTTATGCAGAGGTTAAATCTGGGTCAATGGATTTAAGAAAATTTGAATATGGATCAAGTAAAACAAAGAATAAGATTAGGAAACTAAAAAAGTTTTTATTATCAACATTGAGTTTGTATGGCTCCATGCAAAGTCCTTCCCCATCGGATGTGTCCGAGAAAAAACCTAATTCTCCTGTTCCGTTTAAAAACATGATCAACTTTCCTGCAATCGAATGGATGATTGCGCCAAACCGTAAACAAGTTTGTGATCATGTTCGCAAGCCAAAACTATGGACACAACCTTTCGATAAGGTTGTTAGATCAATGTCACGGATTGTGTGTGTGATTTATGCTAGAATATGCATGGTGTTTGGGCCGTACGTGCCGGATTTGCCCGCGGCGTACCCGAGCAAACAGAAACTAGTTACGAATATCCCATCTGAGTACTGGACTGTGGAACCGGCAAATGATGATAAGTGTTCACGGGCGAAGCTGATAAGATCAAAATCTAGGAAGAATCTTATTAGGTTTCCTAGCCGGAAGACGGTTCCAGCTTGGGGAGCAACCGTGTTCCATGTGGCGGGGCCTGATACGGTTGGGGGGTCACGGTTGCAGATTCTTTATGCGAATTTGATAATGATGGCGGAGGAGAATATGAGCAGGAAGAAGTTAAAGGATGATGTGAGAGATGAGATGTTTAAGATGTTGCCAAGACATATAAGAGCAGTGGTGAAGATGAAGATCAAGAGTCAGTT AGGAAAATACTGTGATAAAAAGGCAATGAAGGAAGCATTGAGGAGGATATTCTTGTGGTTATCGCCAATGGCAACAAACACTTTGTTGTGGCAACGGGAGAGGAGAGTGGAGATGACTAATTTTCAGATGAGGCCTCCAATGTTGTTATTGCAGACATTGCATTTTGCAGACAAGGACAAGACAGAAGCTGCGATTATTGAGATATTAGTGGGTTTGAGCTTTTTATACATGCACGACAAACGCGGGGCGCCGGCCGGTTGA